From one Enterobacter kobei genomic stretch:
- the citG gene encoding triphosphoribosyl-dephospho-CoA synthase CitG, with amino-acid sequence MTGLPATKPRKADVPELATEALWQELELTPKPGLVDKLSNGAHRDMDHALFARSITAITPWFPRFAELGNTHADKPAAEQLRVIRPMGIACEQAMYAATGGVNTHKGGIFALGLLCFAAGRVATVSSERLCNEVSHITHGLVARELAGRSGQATAGERQYQHYGLTGARGEAESGFATVRKALSTWNGQQLHDLLLRLMAINPDSNLVARGGIDGLGYVQDYARRLLATGWDHHALVTMDRALIDRNLSPGGSADLLSVGWVLAGCGL; translated from the coding sequence ATGACTGGTTTGCCCGCGACTAAACCGCGTAAGGCGGATGTGCCGGAGCTTGCGACAGAAGCGCTGTGGCAGGAGCTGGAGCTGACGCCAAAGCCAGGGCTGGTGGATAAGCTTAGCAACGGCGCGCATCGCGACATGGATCACGCGCTGTTTGCCCGCAGTATCACCGCGATTACGCCGTGGTTTCCGCGTTTCGCTGAGCTGGGTAACACCCATGCGGATAAACCTGCCGCTGAGCAACTGCGCGTGATCCGCCCGATGGGTATCGCCTGTGAGCAGGCGATGTATGCCGCAACGGGCGGCGTGAACACGCACAAAGGCGGTATATTTGCCCTCGGCCTGCTTTGTTTCGCCGCCGGGCGTGTGGCAACGGTATCGTCGGAACGTCTTTGCAATGAAGTCAGTCATATCACGCACGGGCTGGTGGCGCGTGAGCTGGCAGGGCGCAGCGGCCAGGCGACCGCAGGCGAGCGCCAGTATCAGCACTATGGGTTAACCGGCGCACGCGGCGAGGCGGAAAGCGGCTTTGCCACGGTGCGTAAGGCGCTTTCGACATGGAACGGTCAACAGCTTCACGACCTGCTGCTACGCCTGATGGCGATAAATCCGGACAGCAATCTTGTCGCGCGCGGCGGTATCGATGGGCTGGGCTATGTGCAGGATTATGCGCGGAGATTACTGGCTACCGGCTGGGATCATCATGCGCTGGTGACGATGGACCGGGCACTGATCGACAGGAACTTAAGCCCCGGCGGCAGCGCGGATTTGCTGTCGGTAGGGTGGGTGTTAGCGGGGTGTGGTTTGTGA
- the citF gene encoding citrate lyase subunit alpha: MNQTELLHVNFPHLRDLKPFDTAHSMTPWLADSDAKHHRKLCASLEEAVIRSGLQDGMTISFHHAFREGDRVINTVVALLARMGFKNLTLASSSLMTCNDALIEHIQRGVITRIYTSGMRGKLAEAISHGLMDEPVQIHSHGGRVKLLQDGELKIDVAFLGVPCSDEFGNANGTHGKSCCGSLGYAMVDAHFARTVVLLTEELVPFPNMPASLVQDQVDYIVQVPSVGDPAKISVGAARVTSNPRELMIARYAAEVIEHSGYFRTGFSMQTGSGAAATACTRFMEEKMERSGVKARFALGGITGSLVDLHEKGLIETLLDTQCFDGQAAASLARNPNHVEISTNVYANPGSKAACCDQLDVVILSALEIDVDFNVNVITGSDGVMRGASGGHCDVAAAANLTIVVAPLLRSRIPTVVKRVTTRLTPGESIDVLVTDHGIAVNPARPEIRARLTDAGLKIVDIHALFERAISLTGVPKPIEFTDKIVGVIRYRDGSVIDTVRQVKE, encoded by the coding sequence ATGAATCAGACAGAACTGCTCCACGTAAATTTTCCTCATCTGCGGGACCTGAAACCCTTTGATACGGCCCACAGCATGACGCCGTGGCTGGCGGACAGCGATGCTAAGCACCACCGCAAACTGTGCGCTTCCCTCGAAGAGGCAGTAATACGCAGCGGCTTACAAGACGGCATGACCATCTCTTTCCATCACGCGTTTCGTGAAGGCGATCGGGTGATCAACACCGTCGTGGCCCTGCTGGCCCGCATGGGTTTTAAAAACCTGACGCTGGCCTCCAGCTCGCTGATGACCTGTAACGATGCGCTAATCGAACATATTCAACGTGGCGTTATCACCCGCATTTACACCTCGGGCATGCGCGGTAAGCTGGCGGAGGCCATCTCTCACGGACTGATGGACGAGCCGGTGCAAATTCACTCCCACGGCGGGCGTGTCAAACTCTTGCAGGATGGCGAACTGAAGATCGACGTGGCCTTTCTTGGCGTGCCGTGCAGCGATGAATTTGGTAATGCCAACGGCACGCACGGCAAATCCTGCTGCGGTTCGTTGGGTTATGCGATGGTGGATGCGCACTTCGCCCGCACCGTGGTACTGCTGACCGAAGAGCTGGTGCCATTCCCCAATATGCCCGCCAGCCTGGTGCAGGATCAGGTGGATTACATCGTGCAGGTGCCGAGCGTGGGCGATCCGGCGAAAATCAGCGTCGGCGCAGCGCGCGTCACCAGCAATCCGCGCGAACTGATGATCGCCCGGTACGCGGCAGAGGTAATTGAGCACTCGGGTTATTTCAGAACGGGCTTCTCGATGCAGACCGGCTCTGGCGCGGCGGCTACCGCCTGCACTCGCTTTATGGAAGAGAAGATGGAGCGCAGCGGCGTGAAGGCACGTTTTGCGCTGGGGGGCATCACCGGCAGCCTGGTGGATCTGCACGAAAAAGGGCTGATTGAAACGCTGCTCGATACCCAATGTTTTGACGGCCAGGCCGCCGCCTCGCTGGCACGCAACCCGAATCACGTGGAGATCTCCACCAACGTCTACGCCAACCCCGGCAGCAAAGCCGCATGCTGTGATCAGCTCGACGTGGTGATCCTCAGCGCGCTGGAAATCGACGTCGATTTTAACGTTAACGTGATCACCGGTTCCGACGGGGTGATGCGCGGCGCGTCCGGCGGGCACTGTGATGTCGCCGCCGCGGCTAATCTGACCATTGTGGTGGCCCCTCTGCTGCGCAGCCGCATCCCGACGGTGGTGAAACGGGTGACCACGCGCCTGACGCCGGGGGAGAGCATTGACGTGCTGGTGACCGATCACGGCATTGCGGTTAACCCGGCCCGCCCGGAGATCCGCGCGCGGCTAACAGATGCCGGGCTAAAGATTGTCGATATCCACGCGCTTTTTGAGCGGGCCATCTCACTGACTGGCGTACCAAAACCGATTGAATTTACCGATAAAATTGTTGGTGTGATCCGCTACCGTGACGGCAGCGTGATCGACACCGTGCGCCAGGTGAAGGAGTAA
- the citE gene encoding citrate (pro-3S)-lyase subunit beta, whose product MSKLRRSMLFLPGANAAMLSTAFIYRPDSIMFDLEDAVALREKDTARLLVFHALQHPMYQDIETVVRINPLSTPFGLLDLEAAVRAGVDVIRLPKTDTPDDIDELEGHLARIERECGREPGSTRVMAAIESAIGVINAVAIARSSPRLIGIALAAFDYVMDMQTERGDGTELFYARCAVLHAARAAGIDAFDVVWSDVNDEAGFLREVDVIRKMGFNGKSLINPRQIDLLHNAYAPTPQEVDHARRVIDAAEEGERNGLGVVSLNGKMVDAPIIHHAQVVLERAAASGVRR is encoded by the coding sequence ATGAGCAAACTCCGTCGCAGTATGCTGTTCCTGCCGGGCGCGAACGCCGCCATGCTCTCCACCGCGTTTATCTATCGCCCCGATTCCATCATGTTTGACCTGGAAGACGCGGTTGCCCTGCGCGAGAAAGACACCGCCCGTTTGCTGGTGTTCCACGCCTTGCAGCATCCGATGTATCAGGATATCGAAACCGTAGTACGCATTAACCCGCTGAGCACACCCTTTGGGTTGCTGGATCTGGAAGCCGCGGTACGCGCCGGGGTTGACGTGATCCGACTGCCAAAAACCGATACCCCGGATGACATCGACGAACTGGAAGGGCATCTGGCGCGCATCGAGCGCGAGTGCGGTCGCGAGCCGGGTTCCACCCGCGTAATGGCGGCGATTGAATCAGCGATTGGCGTGATTAACGCCGTGGCCATTGCCCGCAGTTCCCCGCGCTTAATCGGTATCGCGCTGGCCGCCTTTGACTATGTGATGGATATGCAGACCGAACGCGGCGACGGCACCGAACTGTTTTATGCCCGCTGCGCCGTGCTCCATGCCGCCCGCGCCGCAGGCATCGACGCCTTTGATGTGGTGTGGTCAGACGTCAACGACGAAGCCGGCTTTCTGCGCGAGGTTGATGTGATCCGCAAGATGGGCTTTAACGGCAAATCGCTGATCAACCCGCGTCAGATCGATCTGCTCCATAACGCCTATGCACCAACCCCGCAGGAAGTGGATCACGCCAGACGGGTGATCGACGCGGCAGAAGAGGGCGAACGTAATGGCCTGGGCGTGGTGTCGCTCAACGGCAAAATGGTTGACGCACCGATTATTCACCACGCGCAGGTCGTGCTGGAACGCGCGGCGGCCTCCGGCGTGCGCCGTTAA
- the citD gene encoding citrate lyase acyl carrier protein — protein MKIVREALAGTQESSDLMVKIAPADGELEIVIHSEVIKQFGEQIRQVVDDTLRAMNVRQGLIMIEDKGALDCVIRARLQSALLRAADEQAMHWEALK, from the coding sequence ATGAAAATTGTAAGGGAGGCGCTGGCCGGTACCCAGGAGTCCAGTGACCTGATGGTGAAAATCGCCCCCGCCGACGGCGAGCTGGAGATAGTCATCCACAGTGAAGTGATCAAGCAGTTTGGCGAGCAGATCCGCCAGGTGGTGGACGACACATTACGCGCCATGAACGTGCGGCAGGGATTAATCATGATCGAAGACAAAGGGGCGCTGGACTGTGTGATCCGCGCCCGCCTGCAAAGCGCGCTCCTGCGTGCCGCTGATGAACAGGCCATGCACTGGGAGGCGCTGAAATGA
- a CDS encoding NIPSNAP family protein, with protein MKNRIVEILQYTLKKGTGDAFHQVMRDVSVPLHARNGIDIVAYGNSLHDADSYYLIRAFESEEQMKSTLDDFYASEGWRSGPREDIIQRIETSLKSVLTLSGSAVEGLRG; from the coding sequence ATGAAGAACAGGATCGTCGAAATACTGCAATACACCCTGAAAAAAGGCACGGGTGACGCGTTTCATCAGGTCATGCGTGACGTCAGTGTGCCGCTCCATGCCCGGAATGGTATTGATATCGTTGCCTATGGCAACTCGCTGCACGATGCGGACAGCTATTACCTCATCCGTGCTTTTGAGAGCGAAGAACAAATGAAAAGCACCCTTGACGATTTCTACGCAAGTGAAGGCTGGCGAAGTGGTCCACGAGAAGACATCATTCAGAGAATCGAGACCAGCCTGAAATCGGTTTTGACGCTTTCCGGCAGTGCGGTGGAGGGGCTGAGGGGGTAA
- the citX gene encoding citrate lyase holo-[acyl-carrier protein] synthase, which produces MTIATPVRTGVSLETLLAAKERRAARQADWLTHYQQPVISLTLVTPGAIKDSLRYRNTMGVALQMCDQLLWEHRWQVLDRQVLWLPTGPEALWCVAHHAAEIKAHCAELEHTHPLGRLWDLDVISLQHGHVGRQSLGAQQRRCLICDAPAHACSRSRHHPVEQVVARVEKMIDDWFARD; this is translated from the coding sequence ATGACCATTGCGACACCCGTGCGGACGGGTGTCAGCCTGGAGACGCTGCTGGCGGCGAAAGAGCGCCGCGCAGCACGCCAGGCTGACTGGCTGACGCACTATCAACAACCGGTAATTTCTCTCACCCTGGTGACGCCGGGAGCCATCAAAGACAGCCTGCGTTACCGCAATACCATGGGCGTGGCGTTACAGATGTGCGATCAACTGCTGTGGGAACACCGCTGGCAGGTACTGGATCGCCAGGTACTCTGGCTCCCGACCGGACCCGAAGCGCTGTGGTGCGTGGCGCATCATGCCGCTGAGATCAAAGCCCATTGTGCTGAGCTGGAACACACCCATCCACTTGGCCGATTATGGGATCTGGATGTGATCTCTTTGCAACACGGCCACGTCGGTCGTCAGTCTCTCGGGGCGCAACAGCGCCGCTGCCTGATTTGCGACGCGCCAGCGCATGCCTGTTCCCGTTCACGACATCATCCTGTTGAACAGGTGGTGGCTCGCGTGGAGAAGATGATTGATGACTGGTTTGCCCGCGACTAA